In Micropterus dolomieu isolate WLL.071019.BEF.003 ecotype Adirondacks linkage group LG01, ASM2129224v1, whole genome shotgun sequence, the sequence GCTCTCCGTCGTAATGGCAGCTCTGTACCAGGGCACGGACGCCTGCTCTCCGGATAAATTTCTGGCCTTGAAAGACGTGAGAGAGGTGAAAGAGGAAACTACGCTGGATGAGAAGCTCTTCTTGCTGGCATGCGAGAAAggtttgttgttaattgtcTCTTGTTTCTTCCAAAGTAAACCCACTCTTAATATTAATTGTTTTAAGGCAGTATGATGTGTTTAAGGCTCACAGAAAAGCTCATGTCAGTTTTGTCTGGCTTTTTTTATTGATCAGTtaagatattatatatattatatataattgttATGTCTGATATCAGTTGGCTGGCATGTAGGCTGCTGTAAGTAAAATACACTATGACTAACAGCTTGATCCAGCAGGGTCATTGCAGCAAGCAATCTGTGCATTCATGCCACATTTTTTCCAGTGAATACCTCTCACAGCTGCCTACATGTTGGCTAGTGCAGTATTTGTGCCCACAGGGGTTAAGATATATTTAGTTAAACGTCTGCTCTCCTGAAAGTTTCTCTCCTGGTCTGCAGACTTTTCGCAGCTCCTAACAAGGAAAGTGAATGCAAACAAACCGAAGAGAAACTAAACAAGGTACAGACAGTACAATCGTAAAATACCAATCTCCTCAGATGGGAGGAGAATGTTTCATTGATAAGTTAAGAACATTGCACAGGCAGACGAAGGTGTACAGAGGCCAGCGACTGCCACTGTGACCATATAAAGTCTCTCTAAACATGGCCCAGCAAACGAAATTGTCCTTTGAGGGAGATGTTATTGTTATACACCACTGAGGTTAGGACTGCTGGAGCTGAGCCTGCTTTGTGAGAGTGTTTGCCTCATGTCTGaagcagtgtgtgtctgttttgcaCCATCCGAAGATAATACTTCACTGCTTTTATACTTCTGACTTTGCAGGAATTTCTTAACGAGGATGCCATTCGCatactgtttttgtgtttgatgtGCTTCTCAGGTGACTATTACATGGTGAAGAAACTGCTCGAGGAGAACCGACACGGcgagctcaacatcaactgcgTAGACGTGCTTGGCCGAGACGCCGTAACCATCACCATCGAGAATGAGAACCTAGACATCCTGCAGCTTCTTCTGGAACATGGCTGCCAGGTAGTAAACGCACATGAACACACTCGCGAtaagtgtgtttgcatgcaagCAGCTATCTGATAGCTCCAAAAAAATTGTTTCTTTATAGGCGACAGATGCCTTGTTGGTGGCTATAGATTCTGAGGTGGTGGGAGCTGTGGACATCCTCCTCAACCACAGGCCGAGGCGATCATCCAAGCCCTCCATCGCTGTAAGTCTCAGATGCAAAGAACAGACTGATATAAGTGATAATTTCtccacagtgttttaaatgtttatcaatacattttgaattttcTCTAGAAACTGATGCAGCGGATTCAGAACCCAGAGTATTCCACCACCATGGACGTAGCTCCGGTCATCCTGGCAGCCCACAGGAACAACTACGAGATCCTGACTATGCTGCTGAAACAGGACATCTCACTTCCCCGGCCCCACGCTGTAGGCTGCGAGTGCACTCTCTGCAACGCTAAAAACAAGAAGGACAGCTTACGACACTCCAGGTACAGGCCAGAACACAGAATATGCAATAGTGTAAACACTGTTGGCTTTCTCCAGATGGCTGCATTAGGCTCCTATTGATCGAAACCAGAAGACTAGTGTCGCACTGAATTACTATAACATCACTTTTGTCTCCTAGATGATGTCTGTGTTATTTTACGTGATGACTGTTTTGGCCTTGCTCTGGTATGCAGGAGCCTAAAAACAGCTGTGAATCAATGGGTCTCTCAAATGTTTAGGAAAGGTGCCTGTGAAATATTGCAGCACCTTGTTTAGATGATAGCATCGGCTTGAAAATATTCTCTTTAGCATCTGGAAAGAAATGAGTTGATATCATATGTACTGACTTTTTTGGAGGCTTTTATCCTGTTTTTGACTGTACCATGACAACTAATGCTCTCTGTTATTGCCAAGCTCTACTTATCTAGCTATAGAGTGCCTGTATTTGGTTTGCCAACATGCAAGTATATTAATTTGTGTCATATATATGGTGGTTAGATACAGAAATATAAACTACAAACTCTAATTTAAGGGGAAGCTGCTAAAAACAGCAGCTCTGGGAAGTAGTGATTCTTGATTTCTGATACCATCTTAGACTTGCAGATGAGATTTTTCTGATCTCCTCTGCtctgcatttttgttttctctgcaaCGCGGTGTAGCTTCCCACACAGTAAGCTAAATGAATCAGTCTGCAGTTTGGCTGGCATACAACATAAGAGGTCAGATCAGGTACAAATGAAATCGCCACTGTAGAAGGCTTAATGTTTGcttcttgatttttttttctcatctgcGCACCTCTTCTTTGTCCTGTTCCTTAACTCACATTTTCACCCTCCCGACACCCACCCCTTTCTTTTACCACCACTTTCACCACATCCTCTTCCACTCTGGTCTTTGTGAATCAGGTTCCGTCTGGACATCTACCGTTGCCTGGCCAGCCCCTCTCTAATCATGCTGACTGAGGAAGATCCCATACTCAGGGCCTTTGAGCTGAGTACAGACCTCAAGGAGCTCAGCCTGGTTGAGGTGGAGTTCAGGTACGACTTCTATCAACTGCTGTCCATCATGTCAGTGCACGTTGACCTAATTTCTTTGCACGTAAAGACAGAGAACCTTGTCGCACACgcacaaacatatatacatacacacaatgaTATTATATAAGCCCTTTCTTTTATAGTCTGGACAGGTAAGAACCATACCATCTTTAATCTGATTGTATCTAATTTCCTCACTCCAGGAACGACTATGAGGAGCTGGCGAAGCAGTGTAAGATGTTTGCCAAGGACCTGCTGGCTCAGGCTCGAAACTCTCGAGAGCTAGAAGTGATTCTCAACCACACATCCAGTGAGGATCACATCAACAAGAGAGGCTTAATGGAGGAGCGCATGAACCTCAGTCGACTCAAGCTTGCCATCAAGTACAACCAAAAAGAGGTTAGTCTGCAAGTGTCACCTTCGTGTTTTTTTGGCAATGTGTCAGTAGCATACCTTGATAATTATTCTTGCCAATACTAGAAAATAATAACTCTATCTCTTATTAATGACCTCTTATTTACTGTACAATATGCCGGGCTTAACATCTGCTCCAGTGCACCATGTGCTTGTCTTTGTGAAATATGAGTTTGGCACGATAAAGCACTTCCTCCAGGCAACGGCAGTCAAAGACAAACTAAAGCTGGAAGTTTGAAGCTGTGGGGCAATTTACAACTGggatgtgctcagtgtgaaatGTCTGATTCATATATCACAGTACAGCTAGTGGCATACTAGGATCCTCCTAAGGGGAGAGCTACTCCCTTATTTGTAAgtcttagttttgttttgtggttgGATTTTTATTGCAGAGAGAGAACATCGATACGTTTATAGCTGACTCACTTAAAAGAATCTGACATCCCACGTGTTAGCTGTTTTCCTCCTGTACTAATCCAAGCTAACTGgttgctggctgtagctttatactcctcctagagacatgagagtggcgtcaatattctcatctaacctaactctcagcaagaaagccagTAAGCATATTTGCCAgaatgttgaactatttctttaagcTCATGAATGTCaactgatttgatttaaaaactgaatttgcCTGTACTATCAGTTCACATCCTCACATCTTTCTCTCATGATGCTCCTCTTACAGTTTGTGGCTCAGTCTAACTGTCAACAGTTCCTCAACACCGTTTGGTTTGGAGAGACGGCCAGCTACCGGCGCAAACACACCTGTCTAAAGATGGCCACGGTGCTGAGCGTGGCGATGCTTTGGCCGCTGCTTTCTGTCTGTTACCTTCTGGCGCCACGCGCCCGTGTGGGCCAGATCATCCACACGCCCTTCGTCAAGTTCATCATCCACAGCGCCTCCTACTTCACCTTCCTGCTGTTGCTCAACTTGTACTCTCTGGTCTACAACGAAGGCAAGAAAAACACCATGGGCCCTGCGCTGGAGATGATTGATTACCTGCTCATCCTCTGGATCATAGGTCAGCTTTTTCACCCCACCTCAACTCAGCTGTCATGCAACAAATAACATACTAGTGTATGTGTGATATGTATAGGGCATCATGTATGTTGTAATCATAATATGTATTTCAGTGCTTAGAGGGCAGATTTCTATAATGGAATAAACATTCATCTCCTAATAGACACAATAGAACTACAAATAGAATTCAATCATACATTCAATCATACAAAACCTGAATTTATTAGAATAACAT encodes:
- the trpc1 gene encoding short transient receptor potential channel 1, giving the protein MHISVWPYSLSVVMAALYQGTDACSPDKFLALKDVREVKEETTLDEKLFLLACEKGDYYMVKKLLEENRHGELNINCVDVLGRDAVTITIENENLDILQLLLEHGCQATDALLVAIDSEVVGAVDILLNHRPRRSSKPSIAKLMQRIQNPEYSTTMDVAPVILAAHRNNYEILTMLLKQDISLPRPHAVGCECTLCNAKNKKDSLRHSRFRLDIYRCLASPSLIMLTEEDPILRAFELSTDLKELSLVEVEFRNDYEELAKQCKMFAKDLLAQARNSRELEVILNHTSSEDHINKRGLMEERMNLSRLKLAIKYNQKEFVAQSNCQQFLNTVWFGETASYRRKHTCLKMATVLSVAMLWPLLSVCYLLAPRARVGQIIHTPFVKFIIHSASYFTFLLLLNLYSLVYNEGKKNTMGPALEMIDYLLILWIIGMVWSDVKRLWYEGLEDFLDESRNQLSFVMNSLYLATFALKIVAHSKFKNVEDTERKNWDAFHPILVAEGLFAFANVLSYLRLFFMYTTSSILGPLQISMGQMLQEFGKFLGLFLLVLFSFTIGLTQLYGKDQKDPDKNPPKDCEGIFCQQQSNDAFHTFMGTCYALFWYIFSLAHVALFVTRISYTEELRSFVGAMIIGTYNIVVVIVLTKLLVAMLHKSFRQIANHEDKEWKFARAKLWLSYFDDKCTLPPPFNILPSPKTVCYLVTSMSKWICSHTSKGKVKRQNSLKEWKNLKQKRDENYQKIMCCLVHRYLTSTRQKMQSTDQATVENLNDLRQDLSKFRNEMRDLLGFRTSKYAMFYPRS